The segment AGCTCCTCTTATCAAAAACTTGCAACTGCCGAATCTTGACACCAGAGTCGTGAATATCGCAATGCATCGCCAAGTcctggctggtggtgatCTGAAATGGATGCAAACCGCAGAATCACCCAACGCggttgccaaggccaaaaaaCGACACTTTGCCACGAATGCGGTTTTATCAGATGTCTATTTAAAacatgaagaagaagaaaattatgcGGCGGGGGGTTGGCCAAGGGGGTCAATGTACAATTTGCTGCCTTCGTTTCATCCGAGTGTCAGCCTACCCCGGTGCACATCCTTTGGCAAGAGGACGAATTAACCTTGTTTAATTCATGCTGACAGCAAGGTTGTGGCAGTCTACTTAATGGTCCTTCCATCCCAAGACGTCGTCTGACTGACTGTGGGAGATCAGAACAGCCACACTGTTAGAGAAGACGTTGCGAACAAGCTTCTGCGATATGCCTCTGCGACACAGTACGAAACAAGTCGCACGGAGCGGAGCAAGATGTACAGTTTCCAAATCATGCCATACAAGGGACCAATTTGGTATTTGCGACGAATGTGAAACGTGCCTACATATGCCAACACGTACGATGAGAGTGTATTAGTAACGCAGCACAACAACCTTGGTGTATATCTAccgccctcggcgccgactGCCCAAAGTGAAAATTAGAGTTCATCTATTATCGTAATCTCCAGGTTCATCACACATGTCAACCTGTATTCCATGCGTGTGACTGAATGGCGCCATGACATGTTCGCACAAGCAGCCTTGGCACCGTTTACACCGCAATGGTGCCACTCGGCATGGCGATAATGGCACAAGACCATCTCAAAATGCCTCAGTGGCAGGCCTTGCCGTATTTCTTCAATCGGAGGTAATTGTAGGGCAGAGGCGCGAGAAATcccgcggccatggccacggccccgGCGGCCCAAAAGGCGGGCGAGTCGACGGCAACCTGGCCCCCGGTGAGGTGGTAGTCGACGGCGTTCTCTGCCAGCTCCATGGTCATCATGGAAATCATGCTCATGCCGGCGGCGGTTTTCGCGGCAACCGGCCAGGACATGCCGTCGCGACCTTTGCGGAGTAGAACCGTCTCGAGGGCAAGCGAGGTGGTTATGCCGCTCGCCACTGCACAGACACGGAAACGCGGGTCAGCCGAGGTAGCACGATGGCCCAGGTCTCTGGAGCGCACAACGGGGTTTTCTGGTGGAGATGCAAGCGGACGTACTAgagatggccatgatggccccCATCCCAAGGTCCGGCTGGGATGCCTGGAGATACCACATTGCCGAAAAGTCTCCTGCCGTGCACCCGACCAAGCACCGCAGCGTGTTGACGGAGGCCCGGCGCCACGTAGGCTTGGACGCCCAGAAGTCTAATGCGAATGGCGAACCTAGATTTGGCTTGGACGTTACACCGCAGGCCTTGCGGTTGCTGTCCTTGGTCTTATCTCCGCTGTTCTGGCAAGCCATGCGGAGTTGCCACGGTTTGCGTTTGCCGCCAAAGACCGACCTGGCCCGGCATGATGTGAACCGGTTCATCCACATTCTCTGCTGGGAAATCATGAGACGTGTCGCGGTTGCTGCTCCCGAGAGGACGGCAAGTCGTGCGCCATTCGGGTTGCCAGATTGATAAATAAATAGGATTTCATTTGCGCAAGAGGCGCGAAATTGCCGCGCTTGGCTGATGGAGAAATTCCGTTCCTCAGGCAGCAAAGAGTCGATCCATCACTACGCCCGCACAAACAGCGCATCTTGCGTCGTGGTCGTCTCAATAAATAGCACTTGCATATgcgtaaaaaaaaaatagccAACCATGCGGATTTTTCGCTTCattcatcgtcgtcgtcaaaccCCATGCCCGTGGTGAACTGGCGGTATGCCGACGTCGTGTCGAAAACGCAGCCCGAGATCCCCCATGTCGTACAATGAACAGAGCCGCGCATGGCTCCCCAGTCGTCCCATCTCGAGACACAGTCGGTGACGCGGCCCGTCAAACTCTTGGTGCTGCAGCTGGTGTTGGAAACAAGTCGTCTCACCATGATATTGTGTGACGCCGTGTGTGAGGGCTCTGAAGATGCCAAGTTTCCAGCTTTTTCACACATGTGCCggcccttcaatgttctgtcTGGTTGACAAATAACATTGGAACCCTGGTCACGGGTGCGCCCCACTTATTCTGGCCTGATTGAGACCTTGAACTTGaaggctgcatgtggtgtgTGTGGACGTGTTCATCCGAGTTCAGCTGCAGTTCAGCTGCTCCCAGGTGCCGTAACTCAGCCTCCCCCGGGTAACTctcaccacggccacggcatgACGCAGAACAAAGACTGCGGTGTCtaaaccctaaccctaaccctagcCCTAACACCAGACACAATCAAGTATCTAAAAGACAATATCGGCACGGTACGTACTGTAATGGCTATTTTCCACCGGTAAAATGTCTGGTCTTCTGTTTTTGCAACTAGGCGACCGTCGACAGTTCATTTATGTGACACGAAACAGGATACAAATCATGGTGTTTCAGTTCAAAGCATCAAACCGACGTCCATCTTCCCTCCCCAAACCCCAGTTTCAAGCGGGCCATTCCCCAGCTTCTTTCTCACATTCAACGTCCCTGTCCTACTCCGTGCGTAGTCAACCGTCGTCAATATGTCGTCATCCATCGCAGCCATCCCTTCAACGTCGCCTCAACCATTGCCGTCGAGACACTGCTCATCAAAAATATGGCAAAGGCATTCACCCCCGCACGAGCAGCATCAGAGGCACATGTTTTTGTTGCGCGTCTCAATGTCCCGGCGGTGGCATAGTTGGCGCTTGGCGAAGTTGATGTGCAGGATGAACTGGTGGACGGGCAGCACTTGTACAAACTGCTAGACGAGGTTGACACGCAGCGCTCCGTGAACAAGCAACAGTACGAGTACAGATTGCTCCCATAGGTGCAGCACGTGGCGGAGGAGTGGTTACAAGCATCACCGCAGACCTTTTCGGACGACAGACAGTTGGTAGTAGAGCTGGGCGAGGTGCTGCATGATCCCGAGCCTGAGCTGGGACCAGATCCCGAACCAGACGAAGAGGCCGAaccgctgccgctgctgccatCACCGCCACTGTGGCCGCCTTGCCACCTTTGGGTGCTCGAGCGACCATGTCGAACCGGCTCGAGCCGATGGCGTTGTCGAATATCGCCGCTGTATGTACCTGCAGTCAGCGTATTTGCCAAAGGGAGAAGACTAATATGGAGCCCAAGACCAACCGAGAGAGTTTGCCCATTCGGAGACATCAAGTGACCTTTGCCAAGACAAACAGGCTCTTCATGGTACCAAAGTGCATCCTGGTCATGACAAGACAAGCCGATCAAAATGTCTCCCGAGAGCAATGGAACACCAAAAAGCGTGACGTGACGATTTGCTTCCCAAACTGGACAACGGTCTCGTTTAAATTCGTACCGCTTCCCACCGCCATCGTGCTCTTGCGAAAATCTCTTGTCCCTCACCGCGTGAACCACTTGGGCTTGCGAGTTATGCTCATGCAGCCCCGTCAGCCTAACCCAGGATGTGAAAATTAGCTTACAATTAAAGGTGTGCCACTATACGGCATGGCGTTGTGCGGCTGCGGTTGAGTTGCCCATATGCGCCCCGTGATCCTGTCACAACGGGATCTCATCCCGGCCAAGGCTGATGGCGTTCAGCCGCCACATTCGCTCCCATGCTGATTTCTTTCACTCAGGAACGATCGTGGCGTTGATCCGTAGTATGGCGTTGGAATATACCGCTCAAGGAAGCAGCTAGGCTGGCAAGCGTGGCGTGTCTCGGTCGGCCGCAAAGTTGGACACGGGCAATCTAGATGGGTATTTCAGCCTGCCGCGCACGTGCAGCGGTAGACTGTGATTGGCACTGTTCAGAATAAAAACGACCTACCTGATTCGGTCGTCTGATTCCAAGTCCGACTTTGGCAATTACTAACCTAAATGTTGACTCGGGAATAGGCCTTTGTAGCTTTCGGTGTAAGTACTTGGGTAGTTGGGGGTGCTTTAGCCGGCCCCCGAAAGGTATCACAAGCTAGAAAGGCCAAGATGTATTTGGAAACGCAGCAAGGTCTTTTCTATGACAAGTTGAAGAGCAAAATTCATTAAATAGGAACATGAAGGCCGAAAGCAGAACATCTATATTTCTAAGCGTAATGTGTTGAAACTACCTATTGACTGTTTTATCAGAGACCCGCTTTACGAATACTATGAAATTAGCTTCCGTCTGGGGTTTGTTGGGGAGTTGTCCCTTGTCCCTTTGTCCTGGTGAGTAATTGTTTTATACAAGTCGCATTCAACCGCGCGACAGTTTTCAGATTTAATCCTTGGGTCATGGAGCAAAAAGATACATTTAAATCGGCCAAGCCCGATACCACAGTATAAGTCACCCTGTGTTAAATAAACATGACCTTGGCCCAGTACGATGGATGCCAAGATTGGAAGTCAAGGCAGAACATTTCGACATGTTACATACTTGCACCTTGCTTCCACTCAACCCTGTAACTCAAGACTGCAGAATTGGCGGCTGCCCGGCCTCCCTCCCGTTCTAGTTGCGCACTTATCCTGATTCGCGAGTTTTTGTGCCTTCCATGGTATTTTTTATCTCACCGGGGCATTGGCAAATGATTAATTTTACAATCATGATTTGATTACATTTTTTGCGTTTTATGCAGTATACTACAACTTTATTATCGTGTCGAAACAAATACAACATCAGTACCGGGTAAGTGGCGGCGAGCCTTCTGCGGCAGGAGCCAAAAACTTGGTCTCAAcaaatcaattgatactttCTGCATGCTGTCCTCCTTATTGTAGGGTTCGCCTTGAGGAACTCGATAAAGTCTATTATATATTTGACAATGAGGTCTTTCCAGTACACGTGAACAAGGGCTTAGCCATTTCCAATAAATCTAATGCCGGGCTGCATGAGGGATCCTATATTAAAGTGATTTGTCCAAGTCCGTTAGCCCACTTCCCTGTGGTAGCCGTGGGATGAAAAGAGAAGAGGCAAAATAGCGTACGTATCCAACATAAACACCGGTAATACCACAGCGCCCAAAGGAGTGAACACTCTCAATCATCTCATTCACAATCTCACTGGTGTCTGTTTCCGCGCccgtggccatgtccaaccaGTGCAGCCAGCCCTTGGCGTACTCTCCGACTGGACACTCCTGCACCACATCTGGGCCGCGGCCGTCGCATATTTCCTTGAGTCGGCTGACTACCGTTTTGGAGTTTGGAATGCCGCTTGATACTGTTTTGAAATCAACTAGTTCCACTCGAGACATGTACTCCCGAGGGAAATGGCTCTTGATACAAGACAGACGCGGCTCCGTATCAACAAAGATGATTCGCTTGGTGCCACGGTCAAGAGCAAACACACCAGCCATATGGACGATGGGACCAGCGCCAAATATGGCCACGCTGTCTCCTTTTTCGACGCCGGTATCCTTGACACAATGGTAGGATGTTGCGAGGACGTCAGAGAGATATAAACCTGCTCCTTATTCCAGTTTACTTTGACAAACTAGGCCACGATGGTGTTGGAGTTGTCCTTCTCGTCCGGGACATCGTCTGGCAGCTCGAGAAGATTCACGTGTCCAAACGGCACGCGCACATACTCTGCTTGCCCACCTGCAAAGCCCCCGGTAAGATGCGAATAGCCAAACATGCCCGCGGTTCTATCCCCGTAGattgccttggccttggcatccGCATTCGTCTTCTCACATTGCCAAGactgcttcttcttgcagTAGAAACAGTCGCCGCATGCAATCTGGAACGAGGCCACATATCGTTTCCACTCAAATGCTTAAAGCTTTTTTTCTGCTTCCTTAATACCATCTACAAGTTACAATGAAGCCCGCTGTTGTACTCGTGTCTCTGCTGCCGTTTTACAGTGCTACCGTCTCCATCAGCCACAGAGAGACGGCGGAAAGCCTTCCCGTCATTGAAGGGGACATGTCTCATCACGTCAACGATGCAAGCGAACCACAACCTTCGGCTCGAAGCGGTCTAAGTGCCTCTGGCGCCCAACTCTGCCAACCAGGGTATCATTTCTACTGCAGCGGCCGTTGCTGCCCGCTCAATCGCTGCTGTGTCAGGCAATGTTGTGGCTCAAGAACCACCCTCTGTGGTGCTGACAGACTATGCTATATCTAGGCTGGCCATCCATCTGGCTGGCGGCCTTGCAAATTGGCACTGAGTGGATAAACAAGTTGAGGGCCCATTAGATTTTGTCAGATCACTGCAGGCTTTTGGGATGCTGCTACATGTATTGCAAGTTGGATGTGCAGTCTCTACTAGCACACCTCGAATATAAGCTTATTGCAAGTCGAAAATCTTGTTCCTGTATATAAAATTTCAGATGTCGATAGTTTTCATATAATCGTTTTATAAAACTCAACGGTCGACATCATGATTTTACTCTGTACGCATAAGAACGCACTGATTGTGCCGTAGCGGGCTGGTCACTCCAGCGGGCAGACTCtatttactaatataagGTTCGGCACAAGAAGCTGCCAGATAAGAGTGCTGCTAGTATCTTACCTTCTAGTATATTGGAGGTAAGGCTAAGGGAAGCGATTCCCAACAGATCAAAGCTTATAGTCGACCGGAATATCACCAATCTTTCCCGACGTGCTCTAATAATCCTCCACCACAACAGTCACTAGACCCCAAGGAAGGGGAGGTGTATTCTGACCGCTGCCGTGTTTGGGTCTTGTGTATTGCTAATTTAGCGACGCAATCCCTCCTCACAGGGAAACGCGTGGTTGGCTGTTGTGACCGTCTTGTAGCATCAATGACAGTGCCGCCAGGAATTGCACATTCCTGTGAGCCAGGCAGAAGCCAGAGTTGCCGCTTGTATACACCGCAAATGTCTGATGCATGGAAAAGGTTTAATCAGTCACAAGAAATTGAACTGTTCAGCATCTATTTCTTCCAGGACGAAAAAGTGCGACAGAAGCCCTCTCGTCATGCTAGCCCACTTGCTATGCATCTATCCCAGGCACGTTATGCATGACCTGACGTCATAATGCAACAGGCCATGATATCACCAGAGGACTAGTTGTAGGTAGTAAGACGATGAGCTTGGTATTTTACTGGAAGCTATGCAGATTGTTAAATGGCGTCATTCCACGGTTTTAAGTAAGCTGCATACAGCTACTAATTGAGATCTGGCAACACCACCGGCATCTTTACTATCCAAACTCCCTTTACTCCTGGAGAAACAATCAAATCAGCAACTTTCGCGGTGTCTCTTAAGATACAAGCACTTACGCATTTCTATACGATCCGACAAGGGACTACGTTAGCAGACATTCTCTCAACTTCATTTCGCATTGCTTATATACTTACGCCGATCCACTGCAGTACGTTCAAGTTAGCGTCATATCTGGTTCGTGATTGCAGTACCATGAAGAGCATGAGGAGTACATACAGCATCGAACGGAACACCAAGGATTTTGACCTGACCCCTACATCCAACATTGCACTTGCATGCAGGGAAGGTGATATTTTCAATGCCGCCGTTATTAGCGACACCACACATAGAGCCTTTCGTGGTAGGGCATGCGACGTCTCCGGTGAGAAGGCCAGCCGCAGAAGCGGTGGCAATGAGTGACAGGACGATAGAAAATTGCATATCCGCGATGTATTGGATTTTGAACCAAGCAGTGTAAGTGATTTGTGAGTGTGAGTGTCAGTGTGTGTGGTTGATTCTGATGAGGATGAGAGGCGGTTTCGAGAGCGGATGTCCTCGGCTTATATACTTCGCTGACGACTCGGCGCGAGCAATTGGTTTCAATCCCAGTTTGACTATCGCAGGAACAAAAGTGACCCAAGGCTGCATAATGAGTTGTGGCCATGAGTACACGTACCCTCCAGCTTGATCACACAGCATGGCCAGTTTATGTTGTCTCATTCCACTATCACACACTGGAATGCGCGCTTACCTGTGAGTCTGTGACACCACACCATATTTTATGCTCGTTCCACCAGAAGGGTCATCCAggtccatcatcttcatggcCGGGTCTGTGCCTATCATCTATGGGCGTAGTCACGTAGACACACCTTATATCATATTTTTTGAGAAGAGATTCACTCAGTGTAAGAAAAGAGTTGAAGCCCGCGATATAACGAAATAGGGAGACTTTCCCGGGAAACAAATTCTTTATACGATCTGCTAACTATACTTAGGATTGTTCTTCGGGGGGCACCATTCCCCGCACGCCGGTTGACCTCTGGACGTTGCAGCGAATACTACCATTTCTATTTCGAGATTTCACCGCATGCCGACGGGTGTGGTATATTATCCTCTTATGCTTGAGTCGTCACTCGGTCAATGTAGAGTTCCGAATCTGGTCAGATCTGCACGGCTCGTCACCTGAATGGCAGAGGCATCGCCCAATCCAGGACTGTTGCCGGAAGACCGGAGGCAGAAATCGGGTGGGAATTGATGAGCCTATTGGCTCATCATTTCTGACTAATTCTAGTTCATCTACGCACGTAACCTACACATGCAACTTTATGACTAATCTTGGCTCCTTTGCCAACCACCTCTCGGCACTCGATGTAGGCAGAGCTACATGAATATGAACGCCGACCTTCTTACATTCATATCACATTGGGTTTACCATTATCCAGAGAACCACATATTCATATAACATGTTCATGCATGTATTCAAGGTAAGTGAATCAAATTATGTCACGGATTTGAGCAATCCCATGTATCCTGAGGTTCTGAACTGCTCCCCTTCGGCACCTAGGCTCTTTTATGTTACGTGTTACACGGTTGGCACACAACAAAGGGCGTTAGGCCaacaaaggttacacaacaacaaaggcaacggTCACGAGGCCCGAAGTCGGTCACAAGCGAGGGTTGCCTCAGGCACAcagccctcaccgacttcttgtatttatagggGCCcttggtccctcaaggcctcgtgccaaaccaaggacctttgataacCCAAAGTCGATTATTATAGATTGAATTGAACCCTCTATTCCAAGCCCAGTTgccctgcccttgtcacattaCGCCATGTAACTTCTGGGTTACAAGAGAAGTCCATCCCTCCCTCAAAAGAGGCTTTAGTACGTCTGTCTGCAGGCAGTTGCCGATACGCTCATCCTGTTCTGTGCTGTGAACTGGCATGTGCTGCCTGTTCCATCTGACCGTTCGGCGAGTACTTGAAAATTTCCCTTGTTCTTCAGACTCGGCACACGGAGAATATTTACAGCTATACGTCCGAGTTGATGGATTTCTACACAAACATCTGCACTGCATCATCGCTGAGTCGGCATGGTGCCGTCAGTGATTGTGAAAGGTCCTTTCTCGATACAGCTGTCGAAATCGTCTTTATCATGTGCCCTGTACAGTCAACAGATGCAGTAGCTAATTTTTGGCCATGTGAAAGAGAAGAGGCGACAACATGTTACATGTACAACCACTTTTCTGATATAGAACAGCAGCTTTCTGCGGCTGGCACCACTTAACATGGCGTGTTTAAAGTGAAGTTTCTTATACTAAGATTCTCTATCGCCGGTGTTAAAAGCAAGTTAAAAACCCTAACCTTGAACTTTTTATGAAAGGCTCTAAAATTCCTCTCTTTCTTGATACGGATATGAAAGACGACACCAAGAATTTATTCGGCTAGTAATACTGGGAAGTATATGTGAGTTAGGGTATTGGCCAGATATCTATCTGGATATTAGGCATGAAGTCCAGTGTTATTTTCTTTGTTTCTATTTTTATCTCCTCACAGTAATACTAAAATATGCCGTTCGCGTTCGTGTCTGGCTCTTGTATTACCTGAAATCCAACCATTTTAATCTATATCACCAAGTAGGTGGCTTGATTGATGTGCGACGTCTCCAAGATCCAGCCTCTGTGCACATTGTCTATCGTCCACAACCCTTTCCTTCttgcttttcttcttcttcttttttacAGGCGTACAAGTATTCGAAAGATTATCCACCGTATCTTGCGCAGAGAATACATACCCTGTGTCATCGGGATGATAGCTTTCGGGAGGGACATCATTTTGAAGCGAGTCTACATGGGTCTCGGTCTCgacttggccatcttggGTCTGGTCCGCTGCCATCTTTCCCGAATCGATATCCTCAACCTCAAGCTCACCTAGATTTTGTGTACTGTCCTCGGTGATTGTGTCCTCGTATGAGCCGCCTGAAGGACAAGCCGGCGAATGATGAACATTGTGCCTCCTGAGCTCAGCCTTGCTGCCTTCAAGAACTGCAAGCTTCTCTTGAATGCGCCTTCGCTCTGAAGCCGAATATTCGCTTTCCGCAGCTAAGCAAAGAGTTTCCTCATCATCGAGTCCAAATACTGCGTCTGACTGAAAAATGAACGGAAGTCTACTAATAAGACGACATTCGACAGCTAGCACACTGATGTCGTCTATGAGCCTCTTACTAGCGAGCTTTCAAACAGAACTTCGTGTTAGCATATTGTTTGAATGTCCCAGCAACAATTAGAAACAGACGAGTTAGAAAGCAGTAGGAAGAATGCTCACTTTGTAATATGCTTCCGCGTAATCGATTGCCAGGCTGCACGCATAAGATTCCATGTCCACTTCAGTATGATCTTCCAACTGAGCAATTAATGCAGAGGGATTCATGTACACGTTTTGAACCACAGGGCTTATTTCGTCGTCTCCCAACAGCATCCTAAATCCCTCTCTGAGCTTATGTCGGCGTCGGTCCTCCTGGATCTTCTGAACAGTGTCTGTCAGATAGTGATTGTATGTAATCGGATGGACTGTACGGTGCGGTAGGAGCAGTTTCTGGAATTCGGAGTCCAGGTCGTCGCTGAGACTGTCAATAGCCTTATTAATAACCTGGAGGATTCCTTCTGCCGTCTCTTCAACTGCGACGTGCTCCGCGATGGTTTTTGCTACTTCATAGACGATTCTGAGGACATCGCTCTTCACATCTGCAACAATGCCGTCCCACGGCTGACACTGTTCTATAAAGAGCTCTCCGATGATGAGTGGATTGAAGGTGCCAGGCAATTCACGCCCTCTGTTTCGTCTCATTAAATCCTTGACCTCGCCCATGTATGAAGATCTCGTAATCTGACGTCCAGAAAGTTTCGCTTCATCTTCAGAGTCGACTATAATTTTGTTCTGGCCGCGTTGACGTACCGTTTGGGCGAAGAGTGTAAGAGTCTCTTGCACACGGGCTCTGAGGCGCTTTCGATAACCTTCATCAGTTTTGGCGCTACCAAAGAATACATTATTGTATTCTCCATCCACAGCAGCCCGCATAATTGCTGTGAAGTCTCGGCTGACTTGAAATAGATACCTGCGTTGCTCCGCTGGCGTAGTACGCGCTGTACCCAGTCGGTTCAAGTGGTTCCGGCAATTCGTAATCTCGATGTCAATGTCCTGAACAAAACTTGGCAGATGTTGTAATATCTGGTCCTTCAAAACGTTACTGAGCTTTGGCCTTAGTGATTGCACTCCCAGATATTTGTTATCTAAAGCAGCCCACGGCCAAGCTGAGAAAAATGCCTCTTCAGCCTCGTCTCGCTCATTCGAACTGGCGTGCCTCATCTTAAAGTCTCGGTTCTTTAAGACGTGCCAACCAAGGCGAAAAAATACATCCTGGTTTTGCGCCAGTCGAATGTAGGCAGCCTCGCTGTCAGATCCAGAGTCCAATGTATCTGGCTTCGTGATGAGGCCAAGGGTCCGGAGACCATGCGGATCAAGCTCGCGAGCCATCTCGGTGATCTCCTGTAAAGCAAAGTCGCTTTTTGCCGACACTACAGCAAGTATAATGCTCCGAGGTCTTTTGACGTAATCGCGAACCATCTTGCTTACTATGAGTGCATCTTCGGCGGATTGGTCTCGATTGCCTGCTCGAAACAGCCCTGGAAGATCAACCATGGTCAGATGTGGTTGAACTGGCCCACATAACTCTATTCGTAGGACATCGGTGCTGAATTTTCTTGTTTCTGAAAGGTTCATGGCTTCCTTTGCCTTTTCAACGATAGTACCAATGTCGGGCTCAGAAGATTGAGTGTCGACGCTGAAGCCTCTAAGCTGTGCTTTCTCCTCGGCTGATCTCTCCGGATCAGGATTGATGGAAATTTTA is part of the Metarhizium brunneum chromosome 4, complete sequence genome and harbors:
- the fdh gene encoding S-(hydroxymethyl)glutathione dehydrogenase, producing MFGYSHLTGGFAGGQAEYVRVPFGHVNLLELPDDVPDEKDNSNTIDTGVEKGDSVAIFGAGPIVHMAGVFALDRGTKRIIFVDTEPRLSCIKSHFPREYMSRVELVDFKTVSSGIPNSKTVVSRLKEICDGRGPDVVQECPVGEYAKGWLHWLDMATGAETDTSEIVNEMIESVHSFGRCGITGVYVGYVRYFASSLFIPRLPQGSGLTDLDKSL
- the mx1_0 gene encoding Interferon-induced GTP-binding protein Mx1, with translation MRTIALQSPEHRNLLDVIDKLRSRGLGKYVDLPEIVVCGDQSAGKSSVLEAISGMTFPTKDNLCTRFPTELILRRHAQNAVKISINPDPERSAEEKAQLRGFSVDTQSSEPDIGTIVEKAKEAMNLSETRKFSTDVLRIELCGPVQPHLTMVDLPGLFRAGNRDQSAEDALIVSKMVRDYVKRPRSIILAVVSAKSDFALQEITEMARELDPHGLRTLGLITKPDTLDSGSDSEAAYIRLAQNQDVFFRLGWHVLKNRDFKMRHASSNERDEAEEAFFSAWPWAALDNKYLGVQSLRPKLSNVLKDQILQHLPSFVQDIDIEITNCRNHLNRLGTARTTPAEQRRYLFQVSRDFTAIMRAAVDGEYNNVFFGSAKTDEGYRKRLRARVQETLTLFAQTVRQRGQNKIIVDSEDEAKLSGRQITRSSYMGEVKDLMRRNRGRELPGTFNPLIIGELFIEQCQPWDGIVADVKSDVLRIVYEVAKTIAEHVAVEETAEGILQVINKAIDSLSDDLDSEFQKLLLPHRTVHPITYNHYLTDTVQKIQEDRRRHKLREGFRMLLGDDEISPVVQNVYMNPSALIAQLEDHTEVDMESYACSLAIDYAEAYYKLASKRLIDDISVLAVECRLISRLPFIFQSDAVFGLDDEETLCLAAESEYSASERRRIQEKLAVLEGSKAELRRHNVHHSPACPSGGSYEDTITEDSTQNLGELEVEDIDSGKMAADQTQDGQVETETHVDSLQNDVPPESYHPDDTGYVFSAQDTVDNLSNTCTPVKKKKKKSKKERVVDDRQCAQRLDLGDVAHQSSHLLGDID